A stretch of Kryptolebias marmoratus isolate JLee-2015 linkage group LG24, ASM164957v2, whole genome shotgun sequence DNA encodes these proteins:
- the boka gene encoding bcl-2-related ovarian killer protein homolog A, protein MDMLRRSSVFAAEVFDRSPTDKLLVAQAKALCRDYIHSKLRRAGIGWSKPEHSVPKGDLAAVSSALTWLCDELEDLQPNLYRNVSRQLNINAGSENMVSDAFLAVAADIFSTGVTWGKVVSLYTVAGALAVDCVRCGHPEIIHVITDCMATFVSKSLTAWLKKRGGWGDLVKCVLNTDHSFHSHWLVSTVCAFGLYLKAVVLYLLREK, encoded by the exons ATGGACATGCTGCGCCGCTCTTCCGTGTTTGCCGCCGAGGTGTTTGACCGCTCGCCCACCGACAAGCTGCTGGTGGCCCAGGCCAAGGCTCTGTGCAGGGACTACATCCACTCCAAGCTGCGCCGAGCCGGGATCGGATGGAGCAAACCCGAGCACTCGGTGCCGAAGGGGGACCTGGCGGCGGTGTCCTCGGCCCTCACGTGGCTCT GTGATGAGTTGGAGGACCTTCAACCCAACTTGTACCGTAATGTATCTCGACAGCTGAACATCAACGCAGGATCAGAGAACATGGTGTCCGACGCCTTCCTGGCTGTCGCCGCTGACATTTTCTCCACAG GTGTGACGTGGGGGAAGGTGGTTTCCTTGTACACCGTGGCAGGGGCCTTGGCGGTGGACTGTGTGCGCTGCGGTCATCCAGAAATTATCCACGTCATCACGGACTGCATGGCAACATTTGTCAGCAAGAGTCTGACCGCCTGGTTAAAAAAGAGAGGAGGCTGG GGGGATCTGGTGAAATGCGTGTTGAATACTGATCACAGCTTCCACTCCCACTGGCTGGTGTCTACTGTCTGTGCCTTCGGACTCTACCTGAAGGCTGTGGTGTTGTACCTCCTCAGGGAGAAGTGA
- the atg4b gene encoding cysteine protease ATG4B — translation MDAATLTYDTLRFGELEDFPETSEPVWILGKEYNALKEKDEILSDVTSRLWFTYRKNFPPIGGTGPTSDTGWGCMLRCGQMILGEALVCKHLGREWRWAKGQKQREEYISILNAFIDKKDSYYSIHQIAQMGVGEGKPIGQWYGPNTVAQVLKKLAVFDTWSRLVVHVAMDNTVIIEEIKRLCMPWLDFSEPCGEAEGAGELNGCLEGACALAEEETVLWKPLVLLIPLRLGLSDINEAYIDTLKQCFMLPQSLGVIGGKPNSAHYFIGYVGEELIYLDPHTTQPAVEPCEDSQVPDETYHCQHPPCRMHICELDPSIAVGFFCRTEDEFDDWCMRIRRLTCKKGGLPMFELVDSQPAHMVSVDALNLTPDFSDSDRLGRFFDSEDEEFEILSL, via the exons ATGGATGCAG CTACATTGACGTACGACACACTTCGTTTTGGAGAGTTGGAAGATTTCCCTGAGACCTCAGAGCCTGTGTGGATCTTGGGGAAAGAATACAATGCACTTAAAG AGAAAGATGAGATTTTATCAGATGTCACTTCGCGTCTGTGGTTCACATACAGAAAAAACTTCCCGCCCATTG GAGGCACTGGGCCAACGTCCGACACAGGATGGGGGTGCATGTTACGGTGCGGCCAGATGATCCTAGGAGAGGCCTTGGTGTGTAAGCACTTGGGCAGAg AGTGGAGATGGGCCAAAGGccagaaacaaagagaagagTACATCAGTATTCTCAACGCCTTCATTGACAAAAAAGACAGTTATTATTCCATCCATCAAATCG CCCAAATGGGAGTCGGAGAGGGAAAGCCAATCGGACAGTGGTATGGACCAAACACAGTCGCCCAGGTTCTAAA GAAGCTAGCGGTGTTTGACACGTGGAGCAGATTAGTTGTGCACGTGGCCATGGACAACACTGTGATCATCGAGGAGATCA AGCGTCTTTGCATGCCGTGGCTGGACTTCTCTGAGCCATGTGGAGAAGCAGAGGGAGCCGGGGAGCTTAACGGCTGCCTGGAGGGAGCGTGCGCCCTGGCTGAGGAGGAGACGGTCCTCTGGAAACCGCTGGTCCTGCTCATCCCCCTCAGGCTGGGCCTGAGTGATATAAATGAGGCCTACATCGACACCCTCAAG CAATGCTTCATGCTGCCTCAGTCCCTGGGTGTCATTGGAGGGAAACCCAACAGTGCCCATTACTTCATTGGTTATGTTG GAGAGGAGCTGATCTATTTAGACCCACACACCACCCAGCCTGCGGTGGAGCCATGCGAGGACAGTCAGGTCCCAGATGAGACATACCATTGTCAGCACCCACCTTGCCGCATGCACATCTGTGAACTGGACCCCTCCATCGCAGTG GGTTTTTTCTGCAGAACAGAAGATGAGTTTGACGACTGGTGTATGCGCATAAGAAGG CTGACCTGCAAGAAAGGAGGGCTGCCCATGTTTGAGTTGGTAGACAGTCAACCTGCCCACATGGTCAGCGTTGATGCACTTAACCTTACTCCTG ACTTCTCAGATTCAGACAGACTGGGGCGTTTCTTTGATTCAGAAGATGAGGAGTTTGAGATCCTTTCCTTGTGA